The Atlantibacter hermannii genomic interval CCATGGGCATGACCCCGCTGGAAGGCTTAATCATGGGCACCCGCAGCGGCGATGTGGATTTCGGGGCGCTGACCTATCTGGCCGACAAAACCGGTCAGAGCATGGCCGAGCTGGAGCGTGTGGTGAATAAAGAGTCGGTCTGCTGGGCTTATCCGGGCTTTCATCCGATTTGCGCGTGCTGGAGCAGGCGTACCAGGAAGGCCACGCGGGCGCGCATCGCGCTATCGGCGCATTTGTGCACCGCATTGCCCGTCACATTGGCGGTCATGCCAGCGCCTTGCGCCGCCTTGACGGCGTGATCTTTACCGGCGGCATCGGTGAAAACTCCGTGTTAATCCGTCAACTGGTGATGGCGCGCCTTAAGGTGTTTGGTATTGAGGTGGACGAGGCGAAAAATGCCCAGCCGAACCGGGTGGGGGCACGCGTCGTGTCCAGCGACCGGTCGCGCGCGGTGGCCGCCGTCATTCCTACCAATGAAGAAAAAATGATTGCCCAGGACGCGATCCGTCTGGGTCAGTGCGTTCTACAGCCTGAATTTGCCTGATAACCCTAATTTATCTGTACCGTACCAGGGAGTTTGTAATGAAAGTTGATGTTGCGTTGAACGAGACTTATACCGAAGCATGGAATGGCTTTGCGGGTTCTGACTGGCAGGAAGCCATTAACGTCCGCGATTTTATTCAGCATAACTACACCCCGTATGAAGGGGACGAAAGCTTCCTCGCGGAAGCCACCCCCGCCACGGCGGCGTTGTGGGAAAAAGTGATGGAAGGCATCCGTCAGGAGAACGCCACGCATGCGCCGGTGGATTTCGACACCAACGTCGCCACCACCATCACCGCTCACGGGCCGGGCTACATTGAGCAGGGCCTGGAAAAAATCGTCGGCCTGCAAACGGATAAGCCGTTGAAGCGCGCGCTGCACCCGTATGGCGGCATCAATATGATCAAAAGTTCATTCGACGCCTATGGCCGCGAAATGGACAGCGAATTCGAATACACCTTCAGCCATCTGCGCAAAACCCACAACCAGGGGGTGTTCGACGTGTATTCCCCGGATATGCTGCGCTGCCGTAAATCCGGCGTGCTGACCGGTTTACCGGACGGCTATGGCCGTGGACGCATCATCGGCGACTACCGCCGCGTGGCGCTGTACGGCACGGCATACCTTATTCGCGAGCGTGAATTGCAGTTTGCCGATCTGCAACCGCGACTGGAGCGCGGCGAAGATCTGGAAGCCACGATCCGTTTGCGTGAAGAGCTGGCCGAGCACCGCCGCGCCCTGCAACAAATTACCGAAATGGCGGCTAAGTACGGCTTTGATGTTTCCCGTCCGGCGCGTAATGCTCAGGAAGCGGTACAGTGGCTCTATTTCGGCTACCTGGCAGCAGTGAAATCTCAGAACGGCGGGGCGATGTCGCTGGGCCGTACTGCGACCTTCCTTGATATCTATATTGAACGTGACATCAAAGCGGGCGTGCTGAATGAAGTTCAGGCGCAGGAGCTGATTGACCACTTCATTATGAAAATCCGCATGGTGCGTTTCCTGCGTACCCGGAGTTCGACACGCTGTTCTCTGGCGACCCGATTTGGGCCACCGAAGTGATCGGTGGGATGGGGCTGGATGGCCGTACGCTGGTGACCAAAAACTCGTTCCGTTACCTCAACACGCTGCACACTATGGGGCCGTCGCCGGAGCCAAACCTGACCATTCTGTGGTCGGAAGCGTTGCCGAAGGCGTTTAAAGCCTATGCCGCGAAAGTGTCCATTGAAACCTCTTCGCTTCAGTATGAAAACGACGATTTAATGCGTCCGGATTTTGAGAGCGACGACTATGCCATTGCCTGCTGCGTCAGCCCGATGGTTATCGGCAAGCAGATGCAGTTCTTCGGTGCGCGCGCCAACCTGGCAAAAACGCTGCTGTACTGCATCAACGGCGGGATGGACGAGAAGCTGAAAATCCAGGTTGGCCCGAAAGTGCCGATGATCATGGATGAAGTGCTGGATTACGACACTGTGATGAAGAGCCTCGACAGCTTTATGGACTGGCTGGCGGTGCAGTATGTGAGCGCGCTCAACCTGATCCACTACATGCACGATAAGTACAGCTACGAAGCCTCTCTGATGGCGCTGCACGATCGCGATGTGCATCGCACCATGGCCTGCGGCATCGCCGGGCTTTCCGTGGCGGTGGACTCGCTGTCTGCCATTAAATATGCCCGTGTTTCGCCGGTTCGCGATCATACCGGTCTGGCGGTGGATTTCGTCATTGAAGGGGAATATCCGCAATACGGCAACAACGATGACCGCGTGGACAGCATCGCCTGCGATTTAGTGTCGCGCTTTATGCAAAAAATCCAGGCGCTGCCGACCTACCGTAACGCGGTTCCGACCCAGTCGATCCTGACCATTACCTCGAACGTGGTGTATGGACAGAAAACGGGTAACACGCCGGATGGCCGCCGTGGCGGTATGCCATTTGCGCCGGGCGCGAACCCGATGCACGGACGCGATCGCAAGGGCGCAGTTGCCTCGCTGACGTCGGTGGCGAAACTGCCATTCAAATATGCCAAAGACGGGATTTCCTACACCTTCTCCATTGTCCCGGCAGCGCTGGGTAAAGACGAGATGGCGCGTAAGAACAACCTCGTAGGACTGTTGGACGGGTATTTCCATCATGATGTGGCGATTGAAGGCGGCCAGCATCTCAACGTCAACGTGATGAACCGCGAAATGCTGCTGGACGCCATTGAGCATCCGGAAAAATACCCGACCCTGACCATCCGCGTGTCTGGCTATGCGGTGCGCTTTAACGCGCTGACCCGCGAGCAGCAACAGGATGTGGTGTCCCGTACCTTTACCAGCGCCCTGTAATCCCTGCGTGCGGCGACATGCCGCACGCTCATTTTTTGAGGAGTGATCATGACAACGACCATTATTGCGACCAAAAACGCCCCGGATGCGATCGGACCGTATGTTCAGGGTGTGGATATGGGCAGTTTTGTTTTTACATCCGGCCAGATACCGCTGTGCCCGGAGACGGGCGCCGTGGCGGCGGATATTGAATCTCAAAC includes:
- the tdcE_2 gene encoding keto-acid formate acetyltransferase, translating into MGLDGRTLVTKNSFRYLNTLHTMGPSPEPNLTILWSEALPKAFKAYAAKVSIETSSLQYENDDLMRPDFESDDYAIACCVSPMVIGKQMQFFGARANLAKTLLYCINGGMDEKLKIQVGPKVPMIMDEVLDYDTVMKSLDSFMDWLAVQYVSALNLIHYMHDKYSYEASLMALHDRDVHRTMACGIAGLSVAVDSLSAIKYARVSPVRDHTGLAVDFVIEGEYPQYGNNDDRVDSIACDLVSRFMQKIQALPTYRNAVPTQSILTITSNVVYGQKTGNTPDGRRGGMPFAPGANPMHGRDRKGAVASLTSVAKLPFKYAKDGISYTFSIVPAALGKDEMARKNNLVGLLDGYFHHDVAIEGGQHLNVNVMNREMLLDAIEHPEKYPTLTIRVSGYAVRFNALTREQQQDVVSRTFTSAL
- the tdcD_4 gene encoding propionate kinase/acetate kinase C, anaerobic, producing MIFTGGIGENSVLIRQLVMARLKVFGIEVDEAKNAQPNRVGARVVSSDRSRAVAAVIPTNEEKMIAQDAIRLGQCVLQPEFA
- the tdcD_3 gene encoding propionate kinase/acetate kinase C, anaerobic; translation: MLDLDENDAGLVIAHLGNGASICAVQDGKSVDTSMGMTPLEGLIMGTRSGDVDFGALTYLADKTGQSMAELERVVNKESVCWAYPGFHPICACWSRRTRKATRARIALSAHLCTALPVTLAVMPAPCAALTA
- the tdcE_1 gene encoding keto-acid formate acetyltransferase, coding for MKVDVALNETYTEAWNGFAGSDWQEAINVRDFIQHNYTPYEGDESFLAEATPATAALWEKVMEGIRQENATHAPVDFDTNVATTITAHGPGYIEQGLEKIVGLQTDKPLKRALHPYGGINMIKSSFDAYGREMDSEFEYTFSHLRKTHNQGVFDVYSPDMLRCRKSGVLTGLPDGYGRGRIIGDYRRVALYGTAYLIRERELQFADLQPRLERGEDLEATIRLREELAEHRRALQQITEMAAKYGFDVSRPARNAQEAVQWLYFGYLAAVKSQNGGAMSLGRTATFLDIYIERDIKAGVLNEVQAQELIDHFIMKIRMVRFLRTRSSTRCSLATRFGPPK